Proteins co-encoded in one Armatimonadota bacterium genomic window:
- the dnaJ gene encoding molecular chaperone DnaJ — MAARDLYAVLGVDRNASQEEIKQAFRRLAREYHPDVNKTPGAEERFKEINEAYQILSDPAKRQQYDRFGRVAGDVDRDPFAGVSPFDDLFEMFFGGRPSAARAAEGPERGADLRVDLELSLEEVATGVERRVEVVRLETCPSCFGTGAERGSRPERCATCQGTGEVRRVSRTAFGHLTRIGPCPQCGGTGTYIANPCRQCRGAGRVELPREVTVAVPAGVEDGMQLRLPGEGEAGARGGERGDLYVVVHVAPHRVFTRRGRDLACEVEISMVQAALGDVVPIKTLTGEAELEVPPGTQPGTRLVLRGHGLPDLRGGRGDLHVTVRVVIPTRLTAEQRELLERFAALGAGRGSGRRKPILKKVKDLLQPSP; from the coding sequence GTGGCCGCCCGCGATCTCTACGCCGTGCTGGGGGTGGACCGGAACGCCTCGCAGGAGGAGATCAAGCAGGCCTTCCGGCGTCTGGCCCGCGAGTACCACCCCGACGTCAACAAGACGCCCGGCGCCGAGGAGCGCTTCAAGGAGATCAACGAGGCCTACCAGATCCTCAGCGACCCCGCCAAACGGCAGCAGTACGACCGGTTCGGCCGGGTCGCCGGTGACGTCGACCGCGATCCCTTTGCGGGCGTCTCGCCGTTCGACGACCTGTTCGAGATGTTCTTCGGCGGCCGTCCGAGCGCGGCCCGCGCGGCGGAGGGACCGGAGCGCGGCGCGGACCTGCGGGTGGACCTGGAGCTGTCCCTGGAGGAGGTCGCCACCGGCGTCGAGCGGCGCGTCGAGGTGGTGCGGCTCGAGACCTGCCCGTCGTGCTTTGGGACCGGCGCGGAGCGCGGCTCGCGTCCCGAGCGCTGCGCGACCTGTCAGGGGACCGGCGAGGTCCGCCGGGTGTCGCGCACGGCCTTCGGGCACCTGACGCGCATCGGGCCCTGCCCGCAGTGCGGCGGCACGGGCACCTACATCGCCAACCCATGCCGGCAGTGCCGCGGCGCGGGGCGGGTGGAACTGCCCCGCGAAGTCACGGTAGCCGTGCCGGCGGGCGTCGAGGACGGGATGCAGCTGCGGCTGCCCGGCGAAGGCGAAGCGGGAGCGCGGGGCGGCGAGCGCGGCGACCTGTACGTCGTGGTGCACGTGGCGCCACACCGCGTGTTCACCCGCCGGGGCCGGGATCTGGCCTGCGAGGTGGAGATCTCCATGGTGCAGGCCGCGCTGGGCGATGTGGTGCCGATCAAGACGCTCACGGGCGAGGCCGAGCTGGAGGTGCCGCCCGGCACCCAGCCCGGGACGCGGCTTGTGCTTCGGGGGCACGGACTGCCGGACCTGCGCGGGGGCCGTGGCGATCTCCACGTGACCGTGCGCGTGGTGATTCCCACGCGGCTGACCGCCGAGCAGCGCGAGCTCCTCGAGCGCTTCGCGGCCCTCGGTGCCGGGCGCGGCAGCGGGCGGCGCAAACCCATCTTGAAGAAGGTCAAGGACCTGCTGCAGCCGTCGCCGTGA
- the holA gene encoding DNA polymerase III subunit delta, producing the protein MPERPVLIIGEEEFLAEEALARVVDRFLPAAERALNLDVLDASTPVSELLVRLQTAPFFGPRRVVVVRRLEAMRDTEQEQLAAYLDGDDEPPTVAVFMARELDRRRRLFQALKRRAEIIECRPLPPRELPRWVADRFRAVGKRVAPGAAEQLVALAGGGLRDLAHEVDKVASYVGDRPVVTPADVAAIASRLGEASIFTLVDAVGSGRMAAALRALHDNLATHEPLQVLFMIARQFRLILRAHRLAGRTSPQATADRLGVPPFVARKVTEQARRFRAGQFPGIFAMLEDADRAIKSGSPARLVLETLIVRLCDGERRGAGGRRGA; encoded by the coding sequence GTGCCTGAGCGGCCGGTCCTCATCATCGGCGAGGAGGAGTTCCTCGCGGAAGAGGCGCTGGCGCGGGTGGTGGACCGGTTCCTGCCCGCAGCGGAACGCGCGCTGAACCTCGACGTCCTGGATGCGTCCACGCCGGTCAGCGAGCTGCTGGTGCGCCTGCAGACCGCGCCGTTCTTCGGGCCGCGCCGGGTGGTGGTGGTCCGGCGGCTGGAGGCGATGCGCGACACCGAGCAGGAGCAGCTCGCCGCTTACCTCGACGGGGATGACGAGCCGCCGACCGTGGCGGTCTTCATGGCGCGCGAGCTCGACCGCCGGCGCCGGCTGTTCCAGGCGCTGAAGCGCCGCGCCGAGATCATCGAGTGTCGGCCGCTCCCTCCCCGCGAGCTGCCCCGGTGGGTCGCAGATCGGTTTCGCGCCGTCGGCAAGCGCGTCGCGCCCGGTGCGGCCGAGCAGCTGGTCGCGCTGGCGGGCGGCGGTCTCCGCGACCTCGCCCACGAGGTGGACAAGGTCGCGTCCTACGTGGGCGACCGTCCGGTCGTCACCCCTGCGGACGTGGCGGCGATCGCCAGCCGGTTGGGCGAGGCGTCGATCTTCACCCTGGTCGACGCCGTCGGCAGCGGGCGGATGGCCGCGGCGCTGCGGGCGCTGCACGACAACCTGGCCACCCACGAGCCGCTGCAGGTCCTCTTCATGATCGCCCGGCAGTTCCGGCTGATCCTCCGCGCGCACCGCCTGGCCGGGCGCACGAGCCCCCAGGCCACTGCCGACCGGCTCGGGGTGCCGCCGTTCGTCGCGCGCAAGGTCACAGAGCAGGCGCGGCGGTTTCGCGCGGGGCAGTTCCCGGGCATCTTCGCCATGCTGGAGGACGCCGACCGCGCCATCAAGAGCGGCAGCCCGGCCCGGCTGGTGCTGGAGACCCTGATCGTGCGCCTGTGTGACGGCGAACGGCGGGGCGCGGGGGGACGGCGGGGCGCGTGA
- the hrcA gene encoding heat-inducible transcriptional repressor HrcA, whose translation MTQLDERKRAVLCAVVEEYIRSAEPVGSEHPAVRERLGVSPATIRNTMAALEDLALLTHPHTSAGRVPTDAGYRLYVDLMLQAEPLPAAERQTIRRRLERSAAEPDEVPEEAARVLALVTQYASVVASPALEHQTFRSLHLMPLGARRALAVIATNAGGFQGRVIDLPEGVGPDDLEQLSRTITQRLQGVRVADLTRDRLERAVDEASRYQRLLQEVQGWLRREVARGGARVVVEGARHLLREPEFHRPEAATRVLAALEEEELLAEALAGAPAEGVWIVIGSENRREELRQCSLVVAAYRAGGQPAGYVGLVGPTRMRYRRAVAAVQYVAERLSEALAVLE comes from the coding sequence ATGACGCAGCTCGACGAGCGCAAGCGCGCGGTGCTGTGCGCCGTGGTCGAGGAGTACATCCGCTCGGCGGAGCCGGTGGGCTCCGAGCACCCGGCCGTGCGCGAGCGCCTGGGCGTCAGCCCGGCGACGATCCGCAACACCATGGCCGCCCTGGAGGACCTGGCGCTCCTGACGCACCCGCACACGTCCGCCGGGCGGGTGCCCACCGACGCCGGCTACCGGCTCTACGTGGACCTCATGCTGCAGGCCGAACCCCTCCCCGCCGCCGAGCGCCAGACCATCCGGCGACGCCTCGAGCGCTCGGCCGCTGAGCCCGACGAGGTCCCCGAGGAGGCCGCGCGGGTGCTGGCCCTGGTGACCCAGTACGCCTCCGTCGTGGCCTCCCCGGCCCTGGAGCATCAGACGTTCCGCTCGCTGCACCTGATGCCGCTCGGCGCCCGACGCGCGCTGGCGGTCATCGCCACCAACGCCGGCGGCTTCCAGGGTCGCGTGATCGACCTGCCCGAGGGGGTCGGGCCCGACGACCTCGAGCAGCTCTCCCGGACCATCACCCAGCGCCTGCAGGGCGTGCGCGTGGCCGACCTGACCCGCGACCGGCTGGAGCGTGCCGTCGACGAGGCCTCGCGGTACCAGCGCCTGCTGCAAGAGGTCCAGGGCTGGCTGCGCCGCGAGGTGGCGCGGGGCGGCGCGCGGGTCGTCGTGGAGGGCGCGCGTCACCTGCTGCGCGAGCCCGAGTTCCACCGGCCGGAGGCTGCCACGCGGGTGCTGGCGGCGCTCGAGGAGGAGGAGCTGCTGGCCGAGGCGCTGGCTGGCGCGCCGGCGGAGGGCGTCTGGATCGTCATCGGCTCCGAGAACCGCCGGGAGGAACTGCGCCAGTGCAGCCTCGTGGTGGCGGCCTATCGGGCCGGCGGCCAGCCAGCCGGCTACGTGGGGCTCGTGGGGCCCACGCGCATGCGCTACCGCCGCGCGGTGGCTGCCGTCCAGTACGTCGCCGAGCGTCTCAGCGAAGCCCTCGCGGTCCTGGAGTAG
- the argC gene encoding N-acetyl-gamma-glutamyl-phosphate reductase: MSIIGASGYGGGELVRLLWGHPHVQLVHLTAESRAAEAYGEVFPNLRDVVLHTTEEADLPRIAADSDVVFFALPNGLPMQMAPQLGDRVKIIDLGADFRFRDPATYQQWYRAPHACPALLADAVYGQPELHRDRLRTARVVGNPGCYPTAALLAMAPFLQAGVVDTTGIVVDAKSGVSGAGRAVSLGVHFAEVNENVKPYNVAAHRHQPEIAQEIASLTGRPATVTFVPHLIPMTRGILATVYLRLRQRLTTQEAEGLLREAYAREPFVRVLVGALPQTKATYGSNYCDVAVRIDQEGGWVIAMAAIDNLVKGAAGQAIQNMNIMCGLPEDAGLRVLPLYP; this comes from the coding sequence GTGAGCATCATCGGCGCCTCGGGCTACGGCGGCGGCGAGCTGGTGCGGCTGCTGTGGGGCCATCCCCACGTCCAGCTGGTGCACCTGACCGCCGAGAGCCGCGCGGCCGAGGCCTACGGCGAGGTCTTCCCCAACCTGCGGGACGTGGTGCTGCACACCACCGAGGAGGCGGATCTGCCCCGCATCGCTGCCGACTCCGACGTGGTGTTCTTCGCCCTGCCCAACGGGCTGCCGATGCAGATGGCCCCCCAGCTGGGCGACCGGGTGAAGATCATCGACCTGGGCGCCGACTTCCGGTTCCGCGATCCGGCCACGTACCAGCAGTGGTACAGAGCGCCCCACGCCTGTCCGGCGTTGCTGGCCGACGCGGTCTACGGACAGCCCGAACTGCACCGGGACCGGCTGCGCACGGCGCGCGTGGTGGGCAACCCGGGCTGCTATCCCACGGCCGCGTTGCTGGCCATGGCGCCGTTCCTGCAGGCCGGGGTGGTCGACACCACCGGCATCGTGGTCGACGCCAAGTCGGGGGTCTCGGGCGCCGGCCGCGCGGTTTCCCTGGGCGTGCACTTCGCCGAGGTGAACGAGAACGTGAAGCCGTACAACGTGGCGGCCCACCGCCACCAGCCCGAGATCGCCCAGGAGATCGCGTCTCTCACCGGGCGGCCCGCGACAGTGACGTTCGTGCCCCACCTGATCCCCATGACGCGGGGCATCCTGGCGACGGTCTACCTGCGGCTGCGCCAGCGGTTGACCACCCAGGAGGCCGAGGGCCTCCTCCGGGAGGCCTACGCTCGCGAGCCCTTCGTGCGGGTGCTGGTCGGTGCGCTGCCGCAGACCAAGGCCACCTACGGGTCCAACTACTGCGACGTGGCGGTGCGGATCGACCAGGAGGGAGGCTGGGTGATCGCCATGGCGGCCATCGACAACCTCGTGAAGGGCGCGGCCGGCCAGGCCATCCAGAACATGAACATCATGTGCGGCCTGCCCGAAGACGCGGGCCTGCGCGTGCTGCCCCTCTACCCGTGA
- the murJ gene encoding murein biosynthesis integral membrane protein MurJ — MTAGRPRLVRAASLLAVATVGSRVLGLVREVVVAALFGATDAKAAYVIGYYVPFFVQRLFLGGTLSVVLIPTLAEVEARASAAERARVVGALATLVVAIGVAMVALGQVGAPWLVRIAAPGFATDPAQLALTVHLTRINFLAMFFLALAVFATAYLQAQQRFAAPALAPLAFNVTIIALTLWWGPRLGITGLAVAWVAGTAVQFAAQVPALLAAGFRPRLDVDWRHPALRTLVRLAVPAMVGLAIVEINAYVGRFLASLLPAAPGVNAVAALDYAYEVVQAPIGILAISVATVLFPGMSQAAAAGDRAALRQATALGVRALLFLVLPVSALLVALAAPVVRVVFERGQFGAGATATVAACLAAYAVGLVPMALYYVATRAFYALQRVRTPVAVGAVMVGANALLAAVLMRPLGVAGIALASGLVAFANTGVLLVLLARALGGLQGGRAASTAVRAGAAAVVAAAAARGVLAASGGAVLVPGEAGRAAALAVALGAAAVTYLAGCLLLRVDEVTLLRDLVRRRPAHAAAAGVP, encoded by the coding sequence ATGACCGCCGGACGGCCGCGCCTCGTGCGCGCCGCGTCGCTGCTGGCCGTGGCGACGGTGGGCAGCCGGGTGCTGGGGCTGGTGCGCGAGGTGGTGGTGGCCGCGCTGTTCGGCGCCACCGACGCCAAGGCGGCCTACGTGATCGGCTACTACGTCCCGTTCTTCGTGCAGCGCCTGTTCCTGGGCGGCACGCTGTCGGTCGTGCTCATCCCCACGCTGGCAGAGGTCGAGGCGCGCGCGAGCGCGGCAGAGCGCGCGCGGGTGGTCGGCGCACTGGCCACGCTGGTGGTGGCCATCGGGGTGGCGATGGTGGCCCTGGGCCAGGTCGGAGCGCCCTGGCTGGTGCGGATCGCCGCGCCGGGGTTTGCGACCGACCCGGCCCAGCTGGCGCTCACCGTGCACCTGACGCGCATCAACTTCCTGGCGATGTTCTTCCTGGCCCTGGCGGTGTTCGCCACCGCCTACCTGCAGGCGCAGCAGCGGTTTGCGGCGCCGGCGCTGGCACCCCTGGCGTTCAACGTCACGATCATCGCCCTCACCCTCTGGTGGGGCCCACGCCTGGGGATCACCGGGCTGGCCGTGGCGTGGGTCGCCGGCACGGCCGTGCAGTTCGCCGCGCAGGTGCCCGCCCTGCTGGCCGCTGGCTTTCGGCCGCGCCTGGACGTCGACTGGCGGCATCCGGCGCTGCGCACGCTGGTGCGCCTCGCGGTCCCCGCGATGGTGGGACTCGCGATCGTGGAGATCAACGCCTACGTGGGGCGGTTCCTGGCGTCGCTGCTGCCCGCCGCGCCTGGCGTCAACGCGGTGGCGGCCCTCGACTACGCCTACGAGGTGGTGCAGGCACCCATCGGGATCCTGGCCATCTCGGTGGCGACGGTGCTGTTTCCCGGGATGAGCCAGGCCGCGGCTGCGGGCGATCGGGCGGCGCTGCGGCAGGCGACCGCCCTGGGCGTGCGCGCCCTGCTCTTCCTGGTGCTGCCGGTGTCGGCGCTGCTGGTGGCCCTGGCGGCACCGGTGGTGCGGGTGGTGTTCGAGCGCGGCCAGTTCGGTGCCGGCGCCACCGCCACCGTGGCCGCGTGTCTGGCCGCCTACGCCGTCGGCCTCGTCCCCATGGCGCTGTACTACGTGGCCACGCGGGCGTTCTACGCGCTGCAGCGCGTGCGCACGCCGGTGGCGGTGGGTGCGGTCATGGTGGGCGCCAACGCCCTGCTGGCCGCGGTGCTGATGCGCCCGCTGGGGGTCGCGGGCATCGCGCTGGCCAGCGGCCTGGTGGCGTTCGCCAACACGGGGGTGCTGCTGGTGCTCCTGGCGCGGGCGCTGGGCGGCCTTCAGGGTGGTCGTGCGGCGTCCACCGCGGTGCGGGCCGGCGCCGCGGCCGTCGTGGCTGCGGCGGCCGCCCGCGGTGTGCTCGCCGCAAGCGGTGGCGCCGTGCTCGTCCCGGGGGAGGCCGGGCGGGCTGCGGCGCTGGCCGTGGCCCTGGGGGCGGCCGCGGTGACGTATCTGGCCGGCTGCCTGCTGCTGCGGGTGGACGAGGTGACGTTGCTCCGGGACCTGGTGCGCCGGCGGCCCGCGCATGCGGCCGCCGCAGGCGTTCCTTGA
- the rpsT gene encoding 30S ribosomal protein S20 — protein MAKRTKSGLKHLRKSARRRAANASVRSRIKTLVKRALADPSRIPLAQKALDKAALRRIIHPNAAARVKARLMRRAASRPA, from the coding sequence GTGGCCAAGCGTACCAAGTCGGGTCTCAAGCATCTGCGCAAGTCGGCGCGCCGGCGCGCCGCCAACGCGTCGGTCCGCTCGCGGATCAAGACGCTGGTGAAGCGCGCGCTGGCCGATCCGTCCCGCATTCCCCTGGCGCAGAAGGCGCTGGACAAGGCCGCACTGCGCCGCATCATCCACCCCAACGCGGCGGCCCGGGTGAAGGCGCGCCTGATGCGCCGTGCCGCGTCGCGTCCGGCGTAG
- a CDS encoding 50S ribosomal protein L11 methyltransferase gives MTWLEVAVAVRPAQVEAAGAVLLQHVPAGFAEVRRRQRTLLAYLPASAAGRATLRALQDALRALGVRVRTRRVSAAQWSVAQEAHRRPVRVGVIEIQPSHWTAPPPPGCHAVRLDAGMAFGSGTHPSTQLCLRALSEMPRGARVVDVGTGSGILAIAAARLGAARVLALDIDPVAVAVARANVRRNGLARRVRVRQGDGGRMRARADLVLANLTADDVARLLPRVARCLRPGGRVVLSGFGYGRAAAVAAVATRCGLRVERIARLRGWAAVHARAPGPATARSIPGRRADR, from the coding sequence GTGACGTGGCTCGAGGTCGCGGTCGCCGTGCGGCCGGCGCAGGTGGAGGCCGCGGGTGCCGTCCTGCTTCAGCACGTGCCCGCCGGGTTCGCTGAGGTGCGCCGCCGCCAGCGGACGCTGCTGGCCTACCTGCCCGCCTCAGCCGCCGGGCGCGCGACGCTACGGGCGTTGCAGGATGCCTTGCGCGCTCTGGGGGTGCGGGTGCGGACCCGTCGGGTGTCCGCGGCGCAATGGTCGGTGGCGCAGGAGGCGCATCGGCGGCCCGTGCGCGTCGGGGTCATCGAGATCCAGCCATCGCACTGGACGGCGCCGCCCCCACCCGGCTGCCACGCCGTGCGCCTCGATGCCGGGATGGCGTTTGGCAGCGGCACCCATCCGTCCACCCAGCTGTGCCTGCGGGCGCTGTCGGAGATGCCGCGCGGGGCGCGCGTGGTCGACGTGGGCACGGGCTCGGGGATCCTGGCGATTGCGGCCGCCCGGCTGGGCGCTGCGCGCGTGCTCGCCCTGGACATCGACCCGGTGGCCGTGGCCGTGGCACGGGCCAATGTGCGGCGCAACGGGCTGGCGCGGCGCGTCCGCGTCCGCCAGGGTGACGGTGGCCGCATGCGCGCCCGGGCCGACCTCGTGCTGGCCAACCTCACGGCCGACGACGTCGCCCGCCTGCTGCCGCGCGTGGCCCGCTGCCTGCGCCCGGGCGGACGGGTGGTGCTGAGCGGGTTCGGATACGGACGCGCGGCCGCCGTGGCCGCCGTGGCCACGCGCTGCGGGCTGCGCGTCGAGCGGATCGCGCGGTTGCGCGGGTGGGCGGCGGTGCACGCGCGCGCGCCCGGGCCTGCTACCGCGCGCTCCATCCCGGGCCGGCGGGCGGACCGGTGA
- a CDS encoding RsmE family RNA methyltransferase, with the protein MTGSPPGQTPRRFYVAPGSLPAPLITFGPREAHHIARVLRLRPGTRIVVFDGACEVDAELVSTTGGVVTARPLGPVRPIVRPVALTLLQGLPRGPKMDVIVRMATELGVAAIRPVLTTRAAPEPGAARVERWRRIAREAARQCGRGDVPAVEAPAPLAQALAALGPVDLLVVPWERARRPLGAVVAGRAFAAAAVLVGPEGGLAADEVAAAEAAGGEAVSLGPLVLRTETAGLATVAMLLYERYLRLHFDT; encoded by the coding sequence GTGACCGGCAGCCCGCCTGGCCAGACGCCCCGGCGGTTCTACGTCGCCCCGGGGAGCCTCCCGGCTCCCCTGATCACCTTCGGGCCGCGCGAGGCCCACCACATCGCCCGCGTGCTGCGCCTGCGCCCGGGCACCCGCATCGTGGTGTTCGACGGCGCCTGCGAGGTGGACGCGGAGCTCGTGAGCACCACTGGCGGGGTCGTCACGGCCCGACCGCTGGGGCCGGTGCGGCCGATCGTCCGCCCGGTGGCACTCACGCTGCTCCAGGGGCTGCCGCGTGGTCCCAAGATGGACGTGATCGTGCGGATGGCCACCGAGCTCGGGGTGGCGGCCATTCGTCCGGTGCTGACAACGCGCGCCGCGCCGGAGCCGGGCGCTGCCCGGGTGGAGCGCTGGCGGCGCATCGCGCGCGAGGCCGCCCGGCAGTGCGGGCGGGGCGACGTGCCCGCCGTCGAGGCACCTGCCCCGCTGGCCCAGGCCCTGGCCGCGCTGGGGCCGGTCGACCTGCTGGTGGTGCCGTGGGAACGCGCCCGCCGACCGCTGGGCGCGGTGGTGGCGGGCCGCGCGTTCGCGGCGGCAGCGGTCCTCGTCGGGCCGGAAGGCGGTCTGGCCGCGGACGAGGTGGCGGCGGCAGAAGCGGCCGGGGGCGAGGCGGTCTCGCTGGGACCGCTGGTGCTGCGCACCGAGACCGCGGGCCTCGCCACGGTCGCCATGCTGCTGTACGAGCGATACCTCCGCTTGCATTTCGATACATGA
- a CDS encoding DNA internalization-related competence protein ComEC/Rec2 — translation MRPRAFLPPLVWVAAAIAAGIAAHARWPTPPAVGAVALAVLLVAWAAVVRWGRPTHATALALGACGALGVVHAAAADARQPRWPVVADGRAVEIRGTLRAGPEPGPHGWWATVRVEAVRVGHPVTRGRRSERAAHHPSGPAQVAFGLVRITGRGLPPAARSGDEVAVRGRFRLGRPAGNPGERAERDALRRRGLAGVVVLDRDRGLVVTRRTGWTPRAAIGAARRQIVEVVRRTQPDPHAALLLSLLLGIDAFLAPDLYQRFTQAGLVHLMVVSGAQVAIVAGVLAATASALRLPRWARAGLVGAGIGVFAALVGWAPSVGRAVLMTALALVASATGRQRDPAVALAAAALGLMAANPAVLFDVGFQLSFAATWGLLYLAPTLAAAIGASPSRAAPSPGPPAGRRVPRRASRAGHVVRRVLAMGATGLAATLGAQLAVAPLLALHFQSLPVAGLLANALALPIVAVLVPVGFALLGAALVLPALGGALLGVLRPATAALVWIAERTSALPWAVVTTPPVPPPAAAAAYCALGAMVAVARGTWHPPRAARTAGVAAALAATALWLAVATRPPAVLVVTVLDVGQGDAILIQSPSGRVALVDAGGELHAAATGRDVGRQRVVPALRRAGVRRVDVAALSHPHEDHAGGLPAIVENFPVGVVLDPGVPHPSPAYLRLLGAIHGGRIPHRIARAGMEVDLGAGVRLAVLYPPEVPPPVDDDPVHARGLVARLRYGAFAALLTGDVEDGVEDYLRSRGAVLESVVLKVGHHGSRTSTSPAFVAAVRPKIAVISVGADNAHGHPHPAVLDVLQRAGVRVYRTDRHGAVRLESDGLVVRVRPFRDEPRAGADVGQGP, via the coding sequence ATGCGCCCGCGCGCGTTCCTGCCCCCACTGGTCTGGGTGGCCGCGGCGATCGCGGCCGGCATCGCCGCACACGCCCGGTGGCCCACGCCGCCGGCGGTGGGCGCCGTCGCGCTCGCGGTGCTGCTCGTCGCATGGGCGGCGGTGGTGCGCTGGGGTCGACCCACGCACGCGACGGCGCTGGCGCTGGGTGCGTGCGGAGCCCTCGGGGTGGTCCACGCTGCTGCGGCCGACGCGCGGCAGCCGCGGTGGCCGGTGGTGGCCGACGGGCGGGCCGTCGAGATCCGCGGGACCCTTCGCGCCGGTCCCGAGCCGGGCCCGCATGGCTGGTGGGCCACGGTGCGCGTGGAGGCGGTCCGCGTGGGCCATCCGGTGACGCGGGGTCGCCGCAGCGAGCGCGCGGCGCACCACCCGTCGGGCCCGGCGCAGGTGGCTTTTGGCCTGGTGCGGATCACGGGGCGCGGGTTGCCGCCAGCCGCGCGATCCGGCGACGAGGTGGCGGTGCGCGGCCGGTTCCGCCTCGGCCGGCCCGCCGGCAACCCCGGGGAGCGCGCCGAGCGCGACGCGCTGCGCCGGCGCGGGCTGGCGGGCGTCGTGGTGCTCGACCGTGACCGCGGGCTCGTGGTGACGCGTCGGACCGGGTGGACGCCGCGGGCCGCCATCGGCGCAGCCCGACGGCAGATCGTCGAGGTCGTTCGGCGCACGCAGCCCGACCCGCACGCGGCGCTGTTGCTCAGCCTCCTGCTGGGCATCGACGCGTTCCTGGCACCCGACCTCTACCAGCGGTTCACACAGGCCGGGCTGGTCCACCTCATGGTGGTGTCCGGCGCACAGGTCGCGATCGTGGCCGGTGTGCTCGCGGCGACCGCGAGCGCGCTACGGCTGCCCCGGTGGGCGCGGGCGGGGCTCGTCGGTGCAGGGATCGGCGTGTTCGCGGCGCTGGTGGGCTGGGCGCCATCGGTGGGCCGGGCCGTGCTCATGACCGCGCTGGCCCTGGTGGCCTCGGCCACCGGACGCCAGCGCGATCCCGCCGTGGCGCTCGCAGCGGCTGCTCTCGGCCTGATGGCGGCCAATCCCGCCGTGCTGTTCGACGTGGGCTTCCAGCTGTCGTTTGCGGCGACGTGGGGACTGCTCTACCTGGCGCCGACGCTGGCGGCCGCGATCGGGGCATCGCCCTCGCGGGCGGCTCCCAGTCCGGGGCCGCCCGCCGGCAGGCGCGTGCCCCGAAGGGCATCGCGTGCGGGCCACGTCGTGCGGCGGGTCCTTGCCATGGGAGCGACTGGCCTGGCCGCCACTTTGGGCGCGCAGCTCGCGGTGGCGCCGCTGCTGGCCCTGCACTTCCAGAGCCTGCCCGTGGCGGGGCTGCTCGCCAACGCCCTGGCTCTGCCCATCGTGGCCGTGCTGGTCCCGGTGGGCTTTGCGCTGCTTGGGGCCGCGCTGGTGCTGCCCGCGCTCGGCGGGGCGCTGCTCGGCGTCCTGCGCCCGGCCACGGCCGCGCTGGTGTGGATCGCCGAGCGCACCAGCGCGCTGCCCTGGGCCGTGGTGACCACGCCGCCGGTCCCGCCGCCTGCGGCCGCCGCGGCCTACTGTGCGCTGGGCGCGATGGTCGCGGTCGCCCGTGGGACGTGGCACCCCCCACGGGCCGCTCGCACGGCGGGCGTGGCGGCGGCCCTCGCCGCGACGGCGCTCTGGCTTGCGGTCGCCACGCGGCCACCCGCGGTGCTCGTGGTGACTGTGCTCGACGTCGGGCAGGGCGACGCCATCCTGATCCAGAGTCCCTCGGGCCGCGTCGCGCTCGTGGATGCCGGCGGTGAGCTGCACGCCGCGGCCACCGGCCGGGACGTGGGGCGACAGCGCGTCGTGCCCGCGCTGCGCCGCGCGGGCGTGCGACGCGTCGACGTGGCAGCCCTGTCGCATCCCCATGAGGACCACGCGGGAGGACTGCCCGCGATCGTGGAGAACTTCCCGGTCGGAGTCGTGCTGGATCCTGGTGTCCCGCATCCGTCGCCCGCCTACCTCCGCCTGTTGGGCGCCATCCACGGCGGGCGGATTCCCCACCGGATCGCGCGGGCGGGCATGGAGGTCGACCTCGGGGCCGGCGTCCGCCTCGCGGTGCTCTACCCGCCGGAGGTCCCACCGCCGGTCGACGACGATCCGGTGCACGCGCGCGGCCTGGTGGCACGCCTGCGCTACGGGGCGTTCGCCGCGTTGCTCACCGGCGACGTCGAAGACGGCGTGGAGGACTACCTGCGCAGCCGGGGCGCGGTGCTGGAGAGCGTCGTTCTCAAGGTGGGACACCACGGGAGCCGGACGTCCACCAGCCCGGCGTTCGTCGCTGCGGTCCGCCCGAAGATCGCGGTCATCTCCGTGGGCGCCGACAACGCCCACGGCCATCCCCATCCCGCGGTGCTCGACGTGCTGCAGCGCGCGGGCGTGCGGGTCTACCGCACCGACCGGCATGGCGCCGTGCGTCTCGAGAGCGACGGGCTGGTCGTCCGCGTCCGCCCGTTCCGCGACGAGCCGCGCGCGGGAGCAGACGTGGGGCAGGGCCCCTGA